The following proteins are co-located in the Coleofasciculus chthonoplastes PCC 7420 genome:
- a CDS encoding methionine gamma-lyase family protein yields the protein MVINSSEQLQDAVKALRPIFEEIDINVKQNLKKVLMAFRNYRVGVHHFAGVSGYGHDDLGRQTLDQVFAEVMGAEAAAVRVQLVSGTHAIACCLFGVLRPGDEMVSVVGAPYDTLEEVIGVRGQGQGSLREFGIDYRQLELTADGTIDWQALKTAIGQRTRLVLIQRSCGYSWRPSLSITDIEKIVQCVKQQNPNTICFVDNCYGEFIEDKEPPTVGADLVAGSLIKNPGGTIVTAGGYIAGKAELVEAATCRLTAPGIGSSGGATFEQNRLLFQGLFLASQMVGEAIKGTHLTAYIFDQLGYPVNPQPMASRRDVIQAIQLGSPEKLIAFCRAIQQYSPIGSYLDPVPAQMPGYESQLVMAGGTFIDGSTSEFSADGPLREPYIVFCQGGTHWTHVAIALEAAIEAI from the coding sequence ATGGTAATCAACAGTTCAGAACAGCTTCAAGATGCTGTTAAAGCACTCCGCCCAATTTTTGAAGAGATTGACATCAACGTCAAGCAAAATCTGAAAAAAGTCCTGATGGCTTTTCGTAATTATCGCGTTGGGGTGCATCACTTTGCTGGAGTGAGTGGTTATGGTCATGACGATTTAGGTCGGCAAACCTTAGACCAAGTATTTGCAGAAGTCATGGGTGCTGAAGCAGCAGCCGTGCGAGTTCAATTGGTTTCTGGAACTCATGCGATCGCCTGTTGCTTGTTTGGGGTGTTGCGTCCTGGTGACGAGATGGTATCTGTGGTGGGTGCGCCTTACGATACCTTAGAAGAAGTGATTGGTGTTCGAGGTCAAGGTCAAGGATCATTACGGGAGTTTGGCATTGATTATCGTCAGTTAGAATTAACTGCTGATGGAACCATTGATTGGCAGGCGTTAAAAACAGCAATTGGACAACGGACGCGCCTCGTCTTAATTCAGCGATCGTGTGGTTATTCTTGGCGTCCTAGTCTTTCTATAACAGACATCGAAAAAATTGTCCAATGCGTTAAACAGCAAAATCCGAATACAATTTGTTTTGTCGATAACTGTTACGGCGAGTTTATTGAAGACAAAGAACCTCCAACCGTTGGTGCGGATTTAGTGGCGGGATCGTTGATTAAAAATCCGGGTGGCACAATTGTCACTGCTGGGGGATATATCGCTGGAAAAGCCGAGTTAGTCGAAGCCGCAACCTGTCGATTAACCGCCCCCGGAATTGGTAGTTCGGGTGGGGCAACATTTGAACAGAATCGGTTATTATTTCAAGGACTTTTTCTCGCCTCGCAAATGGTGGGAGAGGCAATCAAGGGAACGCATTTAACCGCTTATATCTTTGATCAGTTAGGCTATCCCGTCAATCCTCAACCCATGGCATCTCGCCGAGATGTTATTCAGGCAATTCAGTTAGGTTCACCGGAGAAATTAATCGCCTTTTGTCGGGCAATTCAGCAATATTCTCCCATTGGTTCCTATCTCGATCCTGTACCTGCCCAAATGCCGGGATATGAGAGTCAGTTAGTTATGGCGGGAGGAACGTTTATTGATGGGAGTACCTCGGAGTTTTCTGCTGATGGACCGTTGCGAGAGCCTTATATCGTATTTTGTCAAGGGGGAACCCATTGGACTCATGTCGCGATCGCACTGGAAGCAGCAATAGAAGCAATATAG
- a CDS encoding aminopeptidase P family protein gives MESQQNYDSLATTLRDRRVRLAQLIDFPVILWAGKSYPRNFPANPFPFRASSHFLYFAGLPLEGAAIYLNDGRLELFLDEPSPASTLWHGEMPKREEIAQQMGADAAFPLSELASRTADAATLAVQDIATYQQQEQLLNRCVNRANAPEGIDRDLAKAIVSLRLCHDAEALSELRKAAAVTVAAHKAGMQAIGGRDVATECLYEATIRGAMEGMILAHNMSCAYGSIVTVHGEVLHNEQYHHPLQPGDLLLADVGAETERGWAADVTRTFPVTGRFSATQRDIYETVLAAHNACIEKIHPGVEYRDIHLLAAATLTQGLVDLGILRGQVSDLVERDAHALFFPHGIGHLLGLDVHDMEDLGDLAGYAEGRVRSDRFGLGFLRLDRPLQPGMLVTIEPGFYQVPAILNDPERRAKYQDVVNWNRLAEFADVRGIRIENDVLVTPEGSEVLTATLPTEADAIEELVLLGGRN, from the coding sequence ATGGAGAGCCAGCAAAACTACGATAGCCTAGCCACAACCCTGCGCGATCGCCGAGTTCGTCTCGCCCAGCTTATTGATTTTCCTGTCATTCTCTGGGCGGGCAAGTCTTATCCACGTAACTTTCCGGCAAATCCGTTTCCATTTCGCGCCAGTAGCCATTTTCTCTACTTTGCAGGTTTACCCCTAGAGGGTGCTGCCATTTATCTCAACGATGGCAGGTTGGAACTGTTTCTGGATGAACCCTCGCCAGCCAGTACCCTTTGGCATGGGGAAATGCCTAAACGAGAGGAGATTGCCCAACAAATGGGTGCTGATGCGGCGTTTCCATTATCAGAATTAGCCTCACGCACAGCCGATGCTGCAACGTTGGCGGTGCAAGATATCGCCACTTATCAGCAGCAAGAACAACTGTTAAATCGATGCGTCAACAGGGCTAACGCCCCCGAAGGAATTGACCGAGACTTAGCTAAAGCGATTGTATCCTTGCGACTGTGCCACGACGCTGAGGCATTATCCGAGTTACGTAAAGCCGCCGCCGTGACAGTAGCTGCCCATAAAGCGGGAATGCAGGCAATCGGGGGTAGAGATGTGGCAACAGAATGCCTCTACGAAGCCACAATCCGGGGGGCGATGGAAGGGATGATTCTTGCCCACAACATGAGTTGTGCTTATGGCAGTATTGTCACCGTTCACGGCGAAGTGTTGCACAATGAACAGTATCACCATCCCTTGCAACCCGGAGATTTACTGTTGGCAGATGTGGGGGCAGAAACGGAGAGAGGATGGGCAGCTGATGTGACTCGTACCTTCCCTGTAACCGGAAGGTTTTCTGCGACGCAGCGCGATATTTACGAGACTGTTTTAGCCGCCCATAACGCTTGTATTGAGAAAATTCATCCCGGTGTGGAATATCGCGATATTCATCTGTTAGCCGCCGCCACCCTGACTCAAGGATTAGTGGATTTGGGGATTCTGCGGGGACAGGTATCAGATTTAGTCGAACGAGATGCTCATGCTTTGTTCTTTCCTCATGGCATTGGGCATTTGCTGGGCTTAGATGTGCATGATATGGAAGATTTAGGAGATTTAGCGGGATATGCAGAGGGGCGAGTCAGGAGCGATCGCTTTGGGTTAGGATTTCTGCGATTGGATCGACCATTACAACCTGGAATGCTAGTGACGATTGAACCTGGATTCTATCAAGTTCCAGCTATTTTAAATGATCCAGAACGACGCGCCAAGTATCAAGATGTGGTTAATTGGAATCGTTTGGCTGAGTTTGCTGATGTGCGTGGGATTCGGATTGAGAATGATGTTTTAGTCACTCCGGAGGGTAGTGAAGTTCTCACCGCCACTTTACCAACTGAGGCAGATGCGATTGAAGAATTGGTTCTATTAGGTGGGAGAAATTAA
- the sfsA gene encoding DNA/RNA nuclease SfsA, with translation MDDRSDWIYSYPPLETGTLLRRYKRFFADIELTSGETIVAHCPNTGPMTGVSTPGSLVQVSRSDNPKRKLAYTWEMIQVNDTQPTWVGINTALPNRVMKIILEQRLIPELANRYSQIRPEVVYGENRKSRVDFVLTGENDAPSIYLEVKNTTWAQGTLALFPDTVTTRGQKHLQELQKLLPQAKAIMLYFINRGDCDRFSPGDSTDPVYGKLLREAVLHGLEVLPCRFEITPQGIRYLGLAEFLVD, from the coding sequence ATGGACGATCGCTCCGATTGGATTTACAGTTACCCACCGCTAGAGACGGGGACGCTACTCAGACGCTACAAGCGGTTTTTTGCCGATATTGAGCTTACATCAGGGGAAACCATTGTCGCCCACTGTCCGAATACGGGTCCAATGACAGGGGTTTCCACCCCTGGAAGTTTAGTTCAGGTCTCTCGTAGTGATAACCCTAAGCGCAAATTAGCCTACACCTGGGAGATGATCCAAGTCAATGACACCCAACCAACTTGGGTGGGGATTAATACCGCCCTACCCAATCGGGTGATGAAGATCATCCTGGAACAAAGGCTGATTCCGGAATTAGCCAATCGCTACAGCCAAATTCGCCCCGAAGTGGTTTATGGTGAAAACCGGAAAAGTCGGGTTGATTTTGTGCTAACGGGGGAGAATGACGCGCCTTCTATTTATTTGGAAGTGAAAAATACGACTTGGGCGCAGGGAACCTTAGCCTTATTTCCCGACACCGTAACCACAAGGGGACAAAAGCACCTGCAAGAACTCCAGAAGTTATTACCCCAAGCCAAGGCGATCATGCTTTATTTTATCAATCGGGGGGACTGCGATCGCTTTAGTCCAGGTGATAGTACTGATCCTGTTTACGGAAAACTTTTGCGAGAAGCGGTTCTCCATGGGCTTGAGGTGTTACCCTGTCGTTTTGAGATTACTCCCCAAGGGATTCGTTATTTGGGATTAGCTGAATTTCTTGTTGATTAG